One part of the Dermacentor silvarum isolate Dsil-2018 chromosome 6, BIME_Dsil_1.4, whole genome shotgun sequence genome encodes these proteins:
- the LOC119455958 gene encoding peroxisomal biogenesis factor 3 encodes MFSRLYNVVRQHKKKIFFSVGLVGGAYLLNRYLHRKLRDWETKQTQSYIDQIKHQHHFENILQTSDNTILTLLEKVREPLLTILETDSLLEKLKTRPANRVELWEEIKVRILTFALASVYAESLLASLVRVQLGVVGGYVFVNSQRAQQNSGGVLPALTNQDIHQRYLSQVQHFFENGLHELVRVVRDAVVAAFGHISLKERVGPADFAVGFDFVKKHISRDSKKPLPGFLRLLLPPLEVEGDTDDVRVLNVMILETRDILETDDFAKVLGMCIDLGITSLTNDVEACFQNMRAADEENAGGDRAACSAASSSAVSTGFPMAKLLPVLRNSLVSGRQQGFLRTVLQAELLRSMIANVYEAFCQTEDADRINHNLTPLS; translated from the coding sequence ATGTTTAGCCGGCTGTACAACGTTGTGCGGCAGCACAAGAAGAAAATATTCTTCAGCGTCGGCCTAGTCGGAGGCGCCTACCTTCTGAACCGGTATCTGCACCGAAAACTCCGCGACTGGGAAACGAAACAGACTCAGAGCTACATCGATCAAATCAAACACCAGCACCACTTCGAAAATATTCTACAGACGTCGGACAACACGATCCTGACTCTCTTGGAAAAGGTCAGAGAGCCGCTACTCACCATACTCGAGACGGACAGCCTGCTCGAGAAGCTCAAGACGCGACCTGCGAACAGGGTCGAACTTTGGGAGGAAATCAAGGTGCGCATTCTCACCTTCGCGCTGGCAAGCGTGTACGCGGAAAGTCTGCTCGCCTCGCTGGTTCGCGTGCAGCTTGGCGTTGTCGGTGGCTACGTGTTCGTGAACTCGCAGCGCGCGCAGCAAAATTCTGGAGGCGTCCTGCCGGCGCTCACCAACCAAGACATCCATCAGCGCTACTTGTCTCAGGTCCAGCACTTCTTTGAGAACGGCCTGCACGAGCTCGTGCGCGTTGTCAGGGACGCGGTCGTGGCCGCCTTCGGTCACATCAGCCTCAAGGAGCGCGTCGGCCCCGCCGACTTCGCTGTGGGTTTCGATTTCGTCAAGAAGCACATATCGCGAGACTCCAAGAAGCCACTTCCGGGCTTCCTTCGCTTGCTTCTGCCGCCTCTCGAGGTCGAAGGCGATACGGACGACGTCAGGGTGCTCAACGTGATGATCCTCGAGACAAGGGACATCCTCGAGACCGACGACTTCGCCAAGGTTCTGGGAATGTGCATCGACCTGGGGATTACGAGCCTCACGAACGATGTCGAGGCGTGCTTCCAAAATATGCGAGCCGCGGACGAAGAAAATGCCGGTGGTGACCGAGCTGCATGTTCCGCCGCCTCGTCGTCGGCGGTGTCAACGGGCTTTCCCATGGCAAAACTTCTGCCCGTGCTTAGGAACAGCCTCGTATCCGGCAGGCAGCAAGGCTTCCTCAGAACCGTGCTCCAGGCAGAGCTGCTTCGTAGCATGATCGCCAACGTGTACGAGGCCTTCTGTCAGACAGAAGACGCGGATAGGATAAACCACAACCTGACACCATTGTCATGA